CCGCACTGCGCGGGCGGTACCAGACGACCGGGTCGAACGGGCTGAGCAGCGCTTGCGCGCTCACCCGGCGCGGGACGCGGGCCTGCGGATCCAGATAGGCCGGTTGCTTCCAGCCCTCGACGCGCACCGGTTGCAACTCGCCGGACGCCACCAACGCCGCGATGGCCGGCTTGGTCTGGGTGTGGTGCATCCGGTAGTAGTCCTGCAGTGTGAGCTCGGTTGCGACGCCCAGGGATCGGGCGGCACGGCGGATCAGCTCGCGGTGCGCCTGCGCGTCGCTCGGCGTCGACTGGTTGAGAACGGTGGGTGGGATGACCCGCTCGGGCAGGTCGAAGATGCGCTCGAACTGGGCGTTGCGCTCGGCGACCGCCAGCTCACCGGTGATCCACAGATAGTCCAGCGCCTCCTGGGTGGCCGACCAGTTCCAACCCCAATTCTCCTTGCTGCGTTCGCTGCCGTCGTCGAGCTGTCGTGGAGTGGCCGCGCCTTCGGTCCGGATCCGGTAGAGCACCTGTTTGAGCAGATCGGGCTGCTCGCGCTCGACCCGCGACCCCTTCGCGCGGTAGCGGGCCATCCGGTGCTGCATCAGCGGCCACAGGTCAACCGGCATATAGGCGGCGCAATGCGCCCAGTACTCCACCAGGCGCCGCGGCGAGCTCGACGTCGCCCGGTGCAGCAGCCGGGTGTCGTAGGGACCCATCCGGGAGAACAGCGGCATCAGATGCGCGCGGGCCAGCACGTTGACCGAGTCGATCTGCAGCACACCGGTGCGTGCAACCGTTCGTTCCAGCGTGCGCATGGTCGGCGCGGCGTGCGGCTTGTCCAGAAATCCCTGGGCCGCCAGGGCGATCCGTCGCGCCTGGGCCAACGAGATCTCACCGCTCACCCCGTCAACGTAACGCCGACCCCTGACAGCCTCAGATCGACGTACGCCGATCACCGGAGATCCAGTCGCGCACCAGGGCTGCCAGCGGGGTCGGCTGGCCGTCGAGACTGGTCAGCATGTCGACGCCGTGCCCGCGCTGATCGTCGGTGAAGAACGCGGGCTTGGCGGCCGACTTCTTGACCGCGGCCTGCAGTGTGCTGGGTGAGGTGTCGGAGTCGGTTTTGCTGCACGCGATCAGCAGCGGGATCGTGGTGCGCGCGGCGGCCTGCTCGGCGGGTGTCTCGTCGTACCACGTGGGTGGCCCGGACAGGTCGACGATGGCGCTCGCGCCCGCGTCCTGTCCCTCGGCCAGAGCGATCGTGCCACCCATGGAAGCGCCCACCAGCGTCACCGACGTCGTGGGGCTGCGCCGGGCGTACGCGACCAGCGCAGCCACCTGTTGTCGTGGTGTCGCTGTGCAGTTCGACGGCCCGAATCCGCACTGGTCGACAACGATCAGCCGGACGTCGCCGGTGGCCCAGCGGGCGGCGTACGGCCACCACTGACACAGGTCACCGTCGGACTGGTGCAAGAGGATCCCCACTCGCCCGCCTGTCCCGACCGACGCAACGGACAGGTCACCACCGGCGACTGGAAGCCGTGTCGCTGCCGACGGGCTCTTCGTGGTCACTCCGCACCGTTGCGCCGGATTCGTCACGGCCGCAGCCGAACTCGAGGAAGCCGACGATGTCGTGATGGCTGCAGCGGTGGACGAACTGGATGGTGCGCCGCTCGGGGACCCGCACCCGGCGACCAACCCGAGGGTGAGGGTGAGGATCAACGTCCAGAGCCTGCGCATATGTCAAGATTGACATATGGAGGATCAGCGCGCGAGAGGATCGACCTCTTTGTTGGGGCATGCCCTCCTCGGGATGCTCGCGCGTGCGCCCGGGACCGGCTACGACCTGTCGCAGCGGATGCAGCGCACGATCAGCTTCTACTGGACGTGGCAGCACAGCCAGATCTACGGCGCGTTGCGTCAGCTCGACGAGCACGGGTTGATCCGGCACCGAGTCATCGCCGGCGCTGGTCCGCGGGACACGAAGCGGTATTCGCTGACCGCAGCGGGTCGGCGGGCGTTGACGACGTGGGTGGGGACGACACCCGAAGCCCACGATGACCGCGATCCCCTGCTGCTGCGGGTGCATTCGCTGTGGACGGTGGATCGTGCTGCAGCGACCGCGCTCCTCCAGCAGGCCCGGGCTGACAGCGTCGAGCGGCTGGCGTACTACACCGCCATCGCGCAGGAGATCGCGGTCGATGGACACAGCGCGGACCCGGCGCATCCGGACTTCGCCAGTTACGCGACCGTGCAGGCCGGGATCATCTTCCGACGCGGCCGGATCGAGTGGTGCGACGGGCTGTTGGCGGCGCTGGACGGGGCGACTCTGCCGGCGGTTTGGTAACGGCTGCCCCATTTTCGGGCTGAGACAGGGGCATCCGCTACCAAAGCTGGCTGCGCGTGGTGGCGGTCAGGCGACGAGCGCGTGGCGTGAGCGCAGCACCCGCGAGCGGGCCAGCATCGCAGCGCCGCCGCCCACGGCGATCGCCGCGCCGATGGCCGACACCAACAGCAGGCCGGCGCCGAAGCCACCCGCGTCGATGGCGACTCCGGCCAGCGGTGCACCCAGCGCCGAGCCAGCGGTCATGAAGGAGCCGTGCCAGCCCATTGCCTCGCCACGCGCCACCGCGGGAACGACTCGACTGACCGCATCCACCGTGGCGGTGATCGTCGGCGCGCAGAACAACCCGGAGAACACCGCGAGGATGGCGAATACCCACATGTTCGGCGCGAACGCCATCGGCACGGTCGTGAGCGCCAACATCAGCAGCAGGATGAACGGGGAGAACCCGCGCGACATCGCGCCGTAGACCAGGCCGCCGACCAGCGATCCGAAGCTCCAGGGGATCAGCACGACGGCCAACTGCGATACGGCATCCCAGTGCCGCATGGCCGCAACGATCGCCACGTCGGACCCGCCGAGCACAATCGTCGAGGCGGTGGCTGCCAGGCAGATCGCGACAAACGGGACCTTGAACCACGAGCGGCGGCTGGTGGCACCCACCTCGGACTCGTCGACCTCGGCCGAACGAAGAGCCGGGTTGGCCCACCACAGAAGCGCAGCGAGTACGACGCCGAGCATCTCGATCCCGAACAGCACCCAGGAGGTGGGCAGGAAGGTGGTCAGCCAGACCACGATGACCGGACCCACCATGAAGGCCAACTCCACCGACAT
The window above is part of the Branchiibius hedensis genome. Proteins encoded here:
- a CDS encoding winged helix-turn-helix domain-containing protein, coding for MSGEISLAQARRIALAAQGFLDKPHAAPTMRTLERTVARTGVLQIDSVNVLARAHLMPLFSRMGPYDTRLLHRATSSSPRRLVEYWAHCAAYMPVDLWPLMQHRMARYRAKGSRVEREQPDLLKQVLYRIRTEGAATPRQLDDGSERSKENWGWNWSATQEALDYLWITGELAVAERNAQFERIFDLPERVIPPTVLNQSTPSDAQAHRELIRRAARSLGVATELTLQDYYRMHHTQTKPAIAALVASGELQPVRVEGWKQPAYLDPQARVPRRVSAQALLSPFDPVVWYRPRSAALFDFHYRIEIYTPAAKRVHGYYVLPFLLGDRIAARVDLKADRRAGRLLVHAAYAEPSAPAHTADALAQELHRLARWLGLDEVTIASRGDLAAPLQAMISAQGALAGNLESPTGA
- a CDS encoding alpha/beta fold hydrolase is translated as MRRLWTLILTLTLGLVAGCGSPSGAPSSSSTAAAITTSSASSSSAAAVTNPAQRCGVTTKSPSAATRLPVAGGDLSVASVGTGGRVGILLHQSDGDLCQWWPYAARWATGDVRLIVVDQCGFGPSNCTATPRQQVAALVAYARRSPTTSVTLVGASMGGTIALAEGQDAGASAIVDLSGPPTWYDETPAEQAAARTTIPLLIACSKTDSDTSPSTLQAAVKKSAAKPAFFTDDQRGHGVDMLTSLDGQPTPLAALVRDWISGDRRTSI
- a CDS encoding PadR family transcriptional regulator — protein: MEDQRARGSTSLLGHALLGMLARAPGTGYDLSQRMQRTISFYWTWQHSQIYGALRQLDEHGLIRHRVIAGAGPRDTKRYSLTAAGRRALTTWVGTTPEAHDDRDPLLLRVHSLWTVDRAAATALLQQARADSVERLAYYTAIAQEIAVDGHSADPAHPDFASYATVQAGIIFRRGRIEWCDGLLAALDGATLPAVW
- a CDS encoding MFS transporter — encoded protein: MSLQPYQSVLSIRDARRVLLLGFLLRMPIFSAGIILTLHVVTHLGHSYADAGLVAAAATIAIAISGPWRGRLLDRMGLRRVLVPSMIVSAVCWSIAPFVGYVPLLVLAVIGGLFVVPTFSIIRQGVIAAVPDDQRRTALSLDGMSVELAFMVGPVIVVWLTTFLPTSWVLFGIEMLGVVLAALLWWANPALRSAEVDESEVGATSRRSWFKVPFVAICLAATASTIVLGGSDVAIVAAMRHWDAVSQLAVVLIPWSFGSLVGGLVYGAMSRGFSPFILLLMLALTTVPMAFAPNMWVFAILAVFSGLFCAPTITATVDAVSRVVPAVARGEAMGWHGSFMTAGSALGAPLAGVAIDAGGFGAGLLLVSAIGAAIAVGGGAAMLARSRVLRSRHALVA